From a single Sebastes umbrosus isolate fSebUmb1 chromosome 17, fSebUmb1.pri, whole genome shotgun sequence genomic region:
- the lrch2 gene encoding leucine-rich repeat and calponin homology domain-containing protein 2 → MASSQGGVGAVTALQSHHYSSGPPWSPGISQYQHQQQHHTARSLDRALEDAVCSGLLNLSGRKLREYPGMSYDLTDTTQADLSKNRLTEIPPEVCLFAPLESLNLYHNCIKCIPEAIINLQILTYLDISRNLLSVLPKYLFSLPLKVLLVSNNKLVSIPEEIGKAKELMELDVSCNEIQVLPAQVGRLHALRELNIRKNCLHMLPEELADLPLIRLDFSCNKITEIPPTYRKLRQLQHIILDNNPMQSPPAQICLKGKVHIFKYLNIQACRTDKKPDTLDLPSLGKRCLPQPLTDSMEDFYPSKNHGPDSGIGSDNGDKRLSTTEPSDDDTVSLHSQVSETARADALSLLSKMDSCKDQDLYDFIDPNPDEDPALSECDGQQSTHVSCIKELEKVLNMSHQSKDKDVWKEESGSDKEQLVEEEDDELKEVLDLRKIAVQLLQQEQQNRRRSLICRAESLIHRRRVTGRAHRFLSHSGSSGSKPRPPPQTARSASLDEGSSGASVLSGQPSSSCSFDGSLKTDQSDSEPKWPEVPPVLNQNEDRRRNKYLRKDYLKYKCQSARKNSSGNDDCEEGLRNADFSTTLTVFGLKPRSAFTRGSRQEYTSTDPSFTMRRKMEHLREEIEQIGLLRQNIECRLKVLLPDDVGAALMDGVVLCHLANHICPRSVASIHVPSPAVPKLSMAKCRRNVENFLDACKKLGVTQDKLCLPHHILEERGLVKVSATVQALLDLPASRPTQLSAV, encoded by the exons ATGGCGTCTAGTCAGGGAGGTGTGGGAGCTGTCACGGCTCTACAAAGCCATCACTACTCCAGCGGACCTCCGTGGAGCCCAGGCATCAGCCAgtaccagcaccagcagcagcatcacactGCCCGCAGCCTGGACCGGGCTCTGGAGGATGCCGTGTGCTCCGGGCTCCTCAACCTGAGCGGCAGGAAGCTGAGGGAGTACCCGGGGATGAGCTACGATCTGACCGATACAACACAAGCAG ATTTGTCCAAGAATCGACTGACAGAAATCCCCCCAGAAGTGTGTCTGTTCGCCCCACTCGAGTCGCTCAACCTCTACCACAACTGCATCAAGTGCATCCCAGAAGCCATTATCAATCTGCAGATACTGACTTATCTTGATATCAG CCGAAATCTTCTGTCAGTTTTGCCAAAATACTTGTTCAGCCTCCCCCTCAAAGTTCTGCTTGTGAGCAACAACAAGCTCGTGTCCATCCCCGAGGAGATCGGCAAGGCCAAAGAGTTGATGGAACTG GATGTGAGCTGTAATGAGATCCAGGTGCTGCCAGCTCAGGTGGGGAGGCTTCATGCCTTGCGAGAACTCAACATCAGGAAGAATTGTCTTCACATGCTGCCTGAGG AGTTGGCTGACCTTCCTCTCATCCGACTTGACTTTTCCTGCAATAAGATCACAGAGATTCCTCCAACATATAGGAAACTCAGGCAGCTGCAGCACATCATCCTAGATAACAATCCTATGCAGTCTCCACCAGCACAG ATTTGTCTCAAGGGCAAAGTGCATATATTCAAGTACCTGAACATCCAGGCGTGTAGGACGGACAAGAAACCGGACACCCTGGACCTCCCCTCCCTCGGCAAACGTTGCCTTCCCCAGCCACTTACAGATAG CATGGAAGATTTTTATCCCAGTAAGAACCACGGGCCTGACTCTGGAATTGGTAGTGACAATGGTGACAAGAGGCTGTCTACAactgag CCTTCAGACGACGACACCGTCAGCCTGCACTCTCAGGTCTCAGAGACAGCCCGTGCCGATGCCCTCTCACTCCTCTCCAAAATGGATTCGTGCAAAG ATCAGGATCTCTATGACTTTATAGACCCCAACCCGGACGAGGATCCTGCTCTGTCAGAGTGTGACGGGCAGCAGAGCACTCATGTGTCTTGTATAAAG gaaCTGGAAAAAGTTCTTAACATGTCTCACCAAAGCAAAGATAAAGACGTCTGGAAAGAGGAGTCAGG TTCTGATAAGGAGCAGCTAGTTGAGGAAGAGGATGACGAGCTGAAGGAAGTGCTGGATCTGAGGAAGATTGCTGTTCAGCTTttgcagcaggagcagcagaatAG ACGACGGTCATTAATTTGCAGAGCGGAGAGTCTTATCCACCGACGGAGAGTGACTGGCCGGGCACACAG aTTCCTAAGTCACTCTGGAAGCTCAGGCAGCAAACCGAGGCCCCCGCCTCAGACCGCTCGCAG TGCTTCTCTGGATGAAGGGAGTAGTGGAGCATCAGTGCTGAGTGGACAG ccttcttcctcctgctcctttgATGGCAGCCTGAAGACAGATCAGTCAGATTCAGAGCCAAAGTGGCCCGAAGTCCCACCGGTCCTCAATCAGAACGAAGATCGCAGGAGGAACAAGTACCTGAGAAAAGATTATCTGAAG TACAAGTGTCAGAGTGCTCGGAAAAACTCCAGTGGGAACGACGACTGTGAG GAGGGTCTGCGCAACGCCGATTTCAGCACCACTCTGACTGTGTTTGGACTGAAGCCGAGATCAG CCTTCACCAGAGGAAGCCGCCAGGAGTACACCTCGACAGACCCCAGCTTCACTatgaggaggaagatggagcACTTGAGAGAGGAGATCGAACAGATAGGACTCTTACGGCAG AACATTGAGTGCAGACTGAAGGTGTTGCTCCCAGACGATGTTGGAGCTGCTCTGATGGACGGGGTTGTCCTTTGCCATTTAGCCAATCACATTTGTCCTCGGTCTGTCGCCAGCATCCATGTGCCGTCTCCTGCAGTG CCAAAGCTTAGCATGGCTAAATGCCGTAGGAATGTGGAGAACTTCTTGGATGCCTGTAAGAAGCTGGGTGTCACACAG GACAAGCTGTGCTTGCCCCATCACATCCTAGAGGAGCGCGGCCTGGTGAAGGTTAGTGCGACTGTCCAGGCTCTGCTGGATCTGCCTGCATCGAGGCCCACTCAACTGTCAGCTGTTTGA